In a genomic window of Pseudomonas mohnii:
- the ngg gene encoding N-acetylglutaminylglutamine synthetase, producing the protein MKPHATAINQRLLRGQTPSYERLQARLAEDGSELGGAPIALHCGWGRLLIGHTFADAASLAQELLNEQPGERDIALYVAAPQQVLGLEPTQLFLDPSDTLRLWFSDYRQATRVFRGFRIRRAQSEADWNAINQLYQARGMLPIDATLLTPRGSGGPVYWLAEDEDSGAVIGSVMGLNHHKAFNDPENGSSLWCLAVDPHCSRPGVGEVLVRHLIEHFMSRGLSYLDLSVLHDNRQAKNLYAKLGFRNLSTFAIKRKNGINQPLFLGPGPEAPFNPYARIIVEEAHRRGIDVQIDDADAGMFTLSHGGRRVRCRESLSDLTSAISMSLCQDKSLTHKVLKNAGLNLPAQQLASNADDNLAFLDEHHRVVVKPLDGEQGQGVAVDLQTIEDVQHAIEAARRFDSRVLLESFHEGLDLRILVIGFEVVAAAIRRPAEVVGDGQHSIGALIEAQSRRRQAATDGESKIPLDAETQRTLQAAGYDYSSILPAGEHLFVRRTANLHTGGILEDVTAILHPTLADAAVRAARALDIPVVGLDLMVSAADQPEYVFIEANERAGLANHEPQPTAERFVDLLFPHSQPVA; encoded by the coding sequence ATGAAACCTCACGCCACGGCCATCAACCAACGCTTGTTGCGCGGCCAGACACCCTCGTACGAACGCTTGCAGGCACGTCTGGCCGAAGACGGCAGCGAGTTGGGGGGCGCGCCAATCGCCCTGCATTGCGGCTGGGGCAGGTTGCTGATCGGCCACACCTTTGCCGATGCGGCCAGCCTTGCCCAAGAGTTACTCAACGAGCAGCCCGGCGAACGCGATATCGCCCTGTACGTCGCCGCGCCGCAACAAGTGCTGGGACTGGAACCGACCCAGTTATTTCTCGATCCCTCCGACACCTTGCGCCTGTGGTTCAGCGATTACCGTCAGGCCACCCGGGTATTTCGCGGCTTTCGCATCCGCCGTGCCCAAAGTGAAGCGGACTGGAACGCGATCAATCAGCTGTACCAGGCGCGGGGCATGCTGCCGATCGATGCCACGTTGCTGACGCCACGGGGCTCGGGCGGGCCGGTGTACTGGCTGGCCGAAGACGAGGACAGCGGCGCGGTGATTGGCAGCGTCATGGGCCTCAATCATCACAAGGCCTTCAATGATCCGGAAAACGGCAGCAGCCTCTGGTGCCTGGCGGTCGATCCGCATTGCTCGCGACCGGGGGTCGGCGAAGTGCTGGTGCGGCACCTGATCGAACACTTCATGAGTCGTGGCCTGAGTTACCTCGACCTGTCGGTGCTGCACGACAATCGGCAGGCGAAGAACCTCTACGCCAAGCTCGGTTTTCGCAACCTCTCGACGTTCGCCATCAAGCGCAAGAACGGAATCAATCAGCCGTTGTTCCTCGGCCCGGGCCCCGAGGCGCCGTTCAATCCCTATGCGCGGATCATCGTCGAAGAAGCCCATCGACGCGGCATTGATGTGCAAATCGATGACGCCGATGCCGGGATGTTCACCCTCAGTCATGGCGGGCGCCGGGTGCGTTGTCGCGAGTCCCTCAGCGATCTGACCAGCGCCATCAGCATGAGCCTGTGCCAGGACAAAAGCCTGACCCACAAAGTGCTCAAGAACGCGGGCCTGAACCTGCCGGCGCAACAATTGGCGAGCAACGCCGATGACAACCTGGCGTTTCTCGACGAGCACCACAGGGTGGTGGTCAAGCCGCTGGACGGCGAACAAGGGCAAGGTGTGGCGGTGGATTTGCAGACCATCGAAGACGTCCAGCACGCCATCGAAGCCGCTCGCCGCTTCGACAGTCGCGTGCTGCTGGAAAGCTTCCACGAAGGCCTTGATCTAAGGATTCTGGTGATTGGCTTTGAAGTGGTCGCCGCCGCGATTCGTCGACCGGCCGAAGTGGTTGGCGATGGCCAGCATTCCATCGGCGCGTTGATCGAAGCCCAGAGCCGACGCCGACAGGCCGCCACGGACGGTGAAAGCAAAATCCCGCTGGATGCGGAAACGCAACGCACCTTGCAGGCCGCCGGTTACGACTACAGCAGCATTCTGCCGGCGGGCGAGCATTTGTTCGTAAGGCGTACGGCAAATCTTCACACCGGCGGGATTCTCGAAGACGTCACCGCGATTCTGCACCCGACACTGGCGGATGCCGCCGTGCGTGCCGCGCGGGCGCTGGATATTCCCGTGGTCGGCCTCGACCTGATGGTGAGTGCCGCCGATCAACCGGAGTATGTGTTCATCGAAGCCAATGAGCGGGCCGGACTGGCCAACCATGAGCCACAGCCGACGGCTGAACGCTTTGTGGATCTGTTGTTTCCCCATAGTCAGCCGGTTGCATGA
- a CDS encoding N-acetylglutaminylglutamine amidotransferase gives MCGLAGELRFDNQPADLAAVERITHHLAPRGPDAWGFHSQGPIALGHRRLKIMDLSNGSAQPMIDHQLGLSLAFNGAIYNFPELRIELESLGYAFYSGGDTEVLLKGFHAWGEALLPKLNGMFAFAIWERDTRRLFIARDRLGVKPLYLSRTGQRLRFASSLPALLKGGDINPILDPVALNHYLNFHAVVPAPRTLLAGIEKLPPATWMRVEANGSTEQKTWWTLPYGPHADEMNLTLEDWTDRVLDSTRDAVAIRQRAAVDVGVLLSGGVDSSLLVGLLREVGVENLSTFSIGFQDAGGERGDEFQYSDLIAKHYGTRHHQLRIDEKEIIEQLPAAFRAMSEPMVSHDCIAFYLLSREVAKHCKVVQSGQGADELFAGYHWYPQVDGARDPYAAYREAFFDRSYDEYAATVQPKWLTANDAAGDFVKEHFAQPGADAAVDKALRLDSTVMLVDDPVKRVDNMTMAWGLEARTPFLDYRLVELSARVPGQYKLPDGGKQVLKEAARRVIPSEVIDRKKGYFPVPGLKHLQGDTLNWVRELLLDPSQDRGLFKPAMLDRLLTDPQGQLTPLRGSKLWQLAALNLWLSEQGI, from the coding sequence ATGTGCGGATTAGCTGGCGAGTTACGTTTTGACAATCAACCTGCAGACCTCGCAGCGGTTGAACGAATCACCCATCACCTGGCGCCTCGCGGCCCCGACGCCTGGGGTTTTCACAGTCAAGGGCCGATAGCCCTGGGCCATCGCCGCCTGAAAATCATGGACCTGTCGAACGGTTCGGCGCAGCCGATGATCGATCATCAACTGGGCCTGTCCCTGGCCTTCAACGGCGCGATCTACAACTTCCCCGAACTGCGTATCGAACTGGAAAGCCTCGGCTACGCCTTCTATTCCGGTGGCGACACCGAAGTGCTGCTCAAGGGCTTTCACGCCTGGGGCGAGGCATTGCTGCCCAAACTCAACGGCATGTTTGCCTTCGCCATTTGGGAGCGCGACACCCGACGCCTGTTCATCGCCCGTGACCGGCTCGGGGTGAAACCGCTGTACCTGTCGCGCACCGGCCAGCGCCTGCGCTTTGCCTCGTCCCTGCCGGCGTTGCTCAAGGGCGGCGACATCAACCCGATCCTCGATCCGGTCGCGCTCAATCACTATCTGAACTTCCACGCCGTGGTACCGGCCCCGCGAACCTTGCTAGCGGGCATCGAAAAACTGCCGCCGGCCACCTGGATGCGTGTCGAAGCCAATGGCAGCACCGAGCAGAAAACCTGGTGGACCCTGCCCTACGGCCCACACGCCGATGAGATGAATCTGACGCTCGAAGACTGGACCGACCGGGTGCTCGACAGCACGCGTGACGCCGTGGCGATCCGTCAGCGTGCGGCGGTAGACGTTGGCGTGTTGCTGTCCGGCGGTGTCGATTCGAGCCTGCTGGTCGGTCTGTTGCGTGAAGTCGGCGTGGAAAACCTGTCCACGTTCTCCATCGGTTTCCAGGACGCCGGCGGTGAGCGTGGCGACGAGTTCCAGTATTCAGATCTGATCGCCAAACACTACGGCACTCGCCACCATCAACTGCGTATCGACGAAAAAGAAATCATCGAGCAGTTGCCCGCCGCGTTCCGCGCCATGAGCGAACCGATGGTCAGTCATGACTGCATCGCCTTCTATCTGCTGTCACGGGAAGTGGCCAAGCACTGCAAAGTGGTGCAAAGCGGCCAGGGCGCCGACGAACTGTTCGCCGGCTATCACTGGTACCCGCAGGTGGACGGCGCACGCGACCCGTATGCCGCCTATCGCGAGGCGTTTTTCGATCGCAGCTACGACGAATACGCCGCCACTGTTCAGCCCAAATGGCTGACGGCCAACGACGCTGCAGGCGACTTCGTGAAGGAACATTTCGCACAGCCCGGTGCGGACGCAGCGGTGGACAAAGCCCTGCGCCTGGACAGCACGGTGATGCTGGTGGATGACCCGGTCAAACGCGTCGACAACATGACCATGGCCTGGGGCCTGGAAGCGCGCACACCGTTTCTCGACTATCGCCTAGTGGAGTTGTCGGCCCGGGTGCCGGGTCAATACAAATTGCCGGATGGCGGCAAGCAAGTATTGAAGGAAGCCGCGCGCCGGGTGATTCCGAGCGAGGTGATCGACCGCAAGAAAGGTTACTTCCCGGTACCGGGTCTCAAGCATTTGCAAGGCGACACGCTGAACTGGGTCCGCGAACTGCTGCTCGATCCCAGTCAGGATCGCGGTCTGTTCAAGCCCGCCATGCTCGACCGCCTGCTGACCGATCCGCAGGGGCAGTTGACCCCGCTGCGCGGTTCCAAGCTGTGGCAACTGGCGGCCCTGAACCTGTGGCTCAGCGAACAAGGAATCTGA
- a CDS encoding tyrosine-type recombinase/integrase, which translates to MRIRFSWNKKRHCETLPLPQTPKGIAAAEALRSQITQLAKLGVLTPEKYRELFPNSRSDSTGQMPIFFDYAQDWLNSLQIEDSTRKNYRSTMQNYWVPHLAEYPLDKITPVLMRKIVNGITWTSPIRRKGAIRLVTSLLTQAVNDELILRNPANSIPPTRVVKREIDPFSREEADELIAKLYEVTSGLQSIYACFFEFSFYTGMRPGEAMALRWSEVDTRSRRAKVCRIRLYGKIKERTKTKVSREVLLNDRALQALEKARPLTAARSDYVFAPEGSGERSELYIRSETGAKRYWLAALRKAGIRYRRMYDTRHTYATMCLMSGMNPAFIAAQLGHSVQVLLSTYAKWISSSSDFAELEKLDLPKNGTKLVLDSR; encoded by the coding sequence ATCAGGATCAGGTTCTCCTGGAACAAGAAACGGCACTGCGAAACGCTCCCTCTCCCGCAAACCCCAAAAGGAATCGCAGCAGCCGAGGCTTTACGTTCTCAAATAACGCAACTGGCCAAGCTGGGAGTCCTCACCCCTGAAAAGTACCGGGAGCTATTCCCAAACAGCCGAAGCGACTCGACTGGGCAGATGCCGATCTTTTTCGACTATGCCCAGGACTGGTTGAACAGCCTCCAGATCGAGGACAGCACGCGGAAGAACTACCGAAGCACCATGCAAAATTACTGGGTGCCACACCTGGCCGAGTACCCCCTCGACAAAATCACGCCGGTGCTGATGCGCAAAATCGTCAACGGGATCACGTGGACATCGCCGATCCGTAGAAAGGGTGCCATCCGGCTCGTTACCAGTCTGCTAACCCAGGCTGTGAACGATGAACTGATCCTGAGAAACCCGGCCAACTCCATTCCACCGACGAGAGTTGTTAAGCGCGAGATCGACCCGTTCAGTCGAGAGGAGGCGGACGAGTTGATCGCCAAGCTCTACGAAGTGACGAGCGGTTTGCAATCAATTTATGCATGTTTTTTTGAGTTTTCTTTCTATACAGGAATGCGTCCAGGAGAGGCGATGGCCCTGCGCTGGAGCGAGGTTGATACGCGATCGAGGCGCGCCAAGGTTTGTCGTATCAGGCTGTACGGCAAGATCAAGGAAAGAACGAAGACGAAGGTGTCGCGGGAAGTTTTATTGAACGATCGCGCGTTGCAGGCGCTCGAAAAAGCCAGACCTCTTACGGCGGCGCGCTCTGATTACGTTTTCGCGCCGGAAGGTTCGGGTGAAAGATCAGAGCTGTACATCCGTTCCGAGACAGGGGCTAAGCGCTATTGGTTGGCAGCGCTACGCAAGGCGGGAATCCGTTATCGCCGGATGTACGACACCAGGCACACCTACGCAACGATGTGCCTGATGTCCGGGATGAATCCGGCATTCATCGCCGCGCAGCTTGGACACAGCGTTCAGGTATTGCTTTCAACCTATGCCAAGTGGATCAGTTCTTCGAGTGATTTCGCGGAGCTTGAAAAGCTGGATTTGCCGAAAAACGGTACAAAATTGGTACTTGATTCGAGGTAA